A genomic window from Paramormyrops kingsleyae isolate MSU_618 chromosome 23, PKINGS_0.4, whole genome shotgun sequence includes:
- the ehmt2 gene encoding histone-lysine N-methyltransferase EHMT2 isoform X12, translating to MPVTADYPTEAREIMSADERSGEGLLKDKVPSEDKVAEPDPNVVTPTLQTNAGELYGTAVVPAETKPMGGLLSSQKEAEKEGVKEDEEGGKSGASATASGKGLTGHAAKTLPPSSSSPSLSSSPGRAKMSLSGPASKSVATPFPSSSPGSLVTCVAPQPKIHRARKTMNRPPPTQGRCLESPFAPAKPVDPNSSAAPEADAAVKKRKVGPNSDSQALPTKRTENGAEAAVEVVDTPPAPAKAGPVTEQQADWLVPWDGDGIMYNYQDTEGGDSDSKSGDGTIEARLSEGDVESGNLSDRSSGSERQTGKWKEGGKSPWTRPGRRKRKERLREEETEMEMEEVVSIAASAPAAAPPAGISSEYTEVPLGSLDISAADSLTLSPHQAEDSEAGDTERLEELPLCSCRMEAPRVDGLSGRGGRLCMATESINGELVGCTNTIVKGETMRPSSRVSLMVLCENHRSHMVQHHCCPGCGYFCITGTFLECCPDLRITHRFHRGCVSVLGGGRDRGFGLGAMLFCPHCGEDASEAREVTIPPPSPASASSAAVVTASASTTTPSLPLPLPSSLPLGVTAGVFGSGRRPEAPSSARMRGRGEVRRGPEQQQSGAGGSVDVALPGDSGVDSVGPSLCLPNGKPICPSALSVGASRAALQKAILNQDTERRKKLRFHPRQLYPATKQGEVQRVLLMLMEGIDPAYQSDSQNRRCALHAAAQRGFLEICYLLIQAGAKVDTPDKSLRTPLLEAIINNHVEVVRYLIQSGACVYHTEDDGSTGLHHAAKLGNLDIVNLLLGTGQVDINAQVGARGRGSRLGSWQGDPGQQDSGGWTPIIWAAEHRHIAVIRALLNRGADVTLNDKEMNVCLHWASFAGSVEIAELLLNAGCPLSSVNVHGDTPLHIASREGYLDCVTLFLSRGAEIDIKNREGDTPLSLARCDSPVWVSLQINRKLRKGIANRILRTEKIICSDVAQGYENVPIPCVNGVDEEGCPSDYKYISENCETSAMNIDRNITHLQHCSCTDDCSSSNCLCGQLSIRCWYDKDRRLLQEFNKIEPPLIFECNLACSCYRTCKNRVVQAGIKVRLQLYRTEKMGWGVRALQDIPQGSFICEYVGELISDAEADVREDDSYLFDLDNKDGEVYCIDARYYGNISRFINHLCDPNIIPVRVFMLHQDLRFPRIAFFSSRDILTGQELGFDYGDRFWDIKSKYFTCQCGSEKCKHSAEAIALEQSRLARLEACPEVGPDPGLALLSSS from the exons ATGCCTGTAACAGCCGATTATCCCACTGAGGCTCGAGAGATCATGTCGGCGGATGAGCGCTCCGGCGAG GGCCTCCTGAAAGACAAGGTACCATCTGAAGACAAGGTAGCAGAGCCAGATCCGAATGTTGTAACACCGACACTACAGACGAATGCAG GTGAGCTGTATGGTACAGCAGTGGTTCCCGCGGAGACGAAGCCCATGGGTGGCTTGTTGTCGTCACAGAAGGAGGCGGAGAAAGAAGGAGTgaaggaggatgaggaaggggGCAAATCTGGAGCCTCCGCCACAGCATCGGGTAAAGGTCTGACAG GCCATGCAGCCAAGACTCTTCCTCCCTCCTCTTCGTCACCCTCGCTGTCCTCGTCACCCGGCAGAGCAAAGATGAGCCTCTCTGGTCCGGCCAGTAAATCTGTCGCAACCCCGTTCCCGTCGTCGTCCCCTGGCTCCTTGGTCACGTGTGTGGCCCCCCAGCCCAAAATCCACCGGGCGCGTAAAacaatgaacagaccgcccccGACGCAG GGGAGGTGTTTGGAGTCGCCCTTCGCGCCGGCTAAGCCAGTGGACCCTAACTCCAGTGCCGCCCCGGAGGCTGATGCAG CAGTGAAGAAACGCAAAGTGGGCCCCAATTCGGACTCCCAGGCGCTGCCCACCAAGCGGACAGAAAACGGTGCTGAGGCAGCAGTAGAG GTGGTGGACACTCCCCCTGCACCGGCAAAGGCCGGGCCGGTGACAGAGCAGcaagctgattggctggtgcCCTGGGATGGGGATGGCATTATGTACAACTACCAAGACACCGAGGGGGGGGACTCTGACAGCAAG TCTGGGGATGGAACAATCGAGGCCCGTTTGAGCGAAGGTGATGTGGAGTCTGGAAACTTGTCTGATCGT AGCTCGGGGTCCGAGAGGCAAACAGGGAAGTGGAAAGAAGGTGGCAAGTCTCCGTGGACCAGGCCAGGGCGAAGGAAAAGGAAAGAGAGACTGAGGGAGGAAGAGACTGAGATGGAGATGGAGGAAG TAGTGTCCATAGCAGCCTCTGCTCCAGctgcagcgccacctgctggaatCTCCAGTGAATACACGGAGGTTCCCCTGGGCTCCCTCGACATCTCCGCTGCCGACAGCCTGACTCTCTCTCCCCACCAAG CAGAGGACAGCGAGGCCGGGGACACGGAGCGCCTGGAAGAGCTGCCCTTGTGCAGCTGCAGGATGGAGGCTCCCCGTGTGGATGGCCTGAGTGGCCGGGGGGGGCGGCTCTGCATGGCCACGGAGAGCATAAACGGGGAG CTGGTGGGCTGTACCAACACCATCGTGAAGGGGGAGACGATGCGGCCCTCCAGCAGGGTCTCCCTCATGGTGCTGTGCGAGAATCACCGATCCCACATGGTGCAGCACCACTGCTGCCCGGGCTGCGGCTACTTCTGCATCACG GGCACCTTCTTGGAATGCTGTCCCGACCTACGCATCACTCACCGCTTCCACCGCGGCTGCGTgtctgtcctgggggggggcagagatcGGGGCTTCGGCCTGGGCGCCATGCTCTTCTGCCCCCACTGCGGCGAGGACGCCTCCGAGGCCCGCGAGGTCaccataccccccccctccccggcgaGCGCGTCCTCGGCAGCCGTCGTCACGGCGTCCGCCTCCACCACCAcgccctccctgcccctccCGCTCCCGTCGTCTCTGCCCCTCGGCGTGACGGCCGGGGTGTTCGGCAGTGGGCGGAGACCCGAGGCCCCGAGCAG TGCACGGATGCGTGGCCGAGGGGAAGTGAGGCGGGGCCCCGAGCAGCAGCAGTCAGGTGCGGGGGGGAGTGTAGACGTAGCCCTGCCGGGGGACAGCGGAGTGGACAGCGTGGGGCCCTCTCTCTGTTTGCCGAATGGAAAGCCCATATGCCCCAGCGCACTTTCTGTAGgtgccagcagggcggcgctgcAGAAGGCTATACTGAACCAGGACACAGAGAG gagGAAGAAGCTGAGGTTTCACCCTCGTCAGCTCTACCCAGCGACCAAACAGGGTGAAGTACAAAGAGTGCTGCTCATGCTCA TGGAGGGTATCGACCCAGCCTATCAGTCGGACTCTCAGAACCGCCGCTGCGCCCTGCACGCCGCCGCCCAGAGGGGCTTCCTGGAGATCTGCTACCTGCTTATACAG GCAGGTGCCAAAGTGGACACCCCGGACAAATCGCTGAGGACGCCCCTGCTGGAAGCCATCATTAACAACCACGTGGAGGTGGTGCGTTACCTGATCCAGAGCGGGGCCTGCGTCTATCACACG GAGGACGATGGCTCTACTGGGCTGCACCACGCAGCCAAACTGGGCAACCTGGACATTGTAAATCTCCTCCTAGGAACAGGACAAGTTGACATCAACGCACAGGTGGGGGCGAGGGGCAGAGGGTCGCGCTTGGGCTCTTGGCAGGGCGACCCCGGCCAACAA GACAGTGGAGGTTGGACCCCCATCATCTGGGCCGCGGAGCACCGACACATCGCCGTCATCCGGGCGCTGCTGAATCGGGGCGCGGACGTCACCCTCAATGACAAA GAGATGAACGTGTGTCTGCACTGGGCTTCCTTTGCTGGCAGTGTGGAGATCGCCGAGCTGTTGCTGAATGCTGGCTGCCCCCTATCCTCCGTCAACGTACACGGGGACACCCCGCTGCACATAGCATCCCGCGAGGGCTACCTGGACTGCGTCAC GCTGTTCCTCTCACGGGGGGCGGAAATCGACATTAAAAATCGGGAGGGGGACACCCCCCTCTCTTTGGCACGATGTGATTCGCCAGTCTGGGTGTCGCTCCAGATCAACAGGAAGCTGCGGAAGGGGATAGCCAATCGCATTTTGCGCACAGAAAAGATCATATGCAG CGACGTTGCCCAGGGATACGAGAACGTGCCCATACCCTGCGTGAATGGGGTGGATGAGGAAGGATGTCCCTCTGACTACAAGTACATCTCTGAGAACTGCGAGACCTCTGCCATGAACATAGACCGCAATATCACACACTTACAG cATTGCAGTTGCACAGATGACTGCTCCTCCAGTAACTGCCTGTGTGGACAGCTCAGTATCCGCTGCTGGTACGACAAG GACCGACGGCTTCTCCAAGAGTTCAATAAGATCGAACCTCCGCTCATCTTTGAGTGCAACCTGGCCTGCTCCTGCTATCGCACGTGCAAGAACAGGGTGGTCCAAGCAGGCATCAA GGTGCGTCTTCAGCTGTACCGCACCGAGAAGATGGGCTGGGGTGTGAGAGCCCTACAGGACATCCCTCAGGGAAGCTTCATCTGCGA ATATGTAGGAGAATTGATTTCTGATGCGGAGGCTGATGTAAGAGAAGATGACTCTTATCTTTTTGACCTGGACAACAAG GACGGGGAGGTGTATTGCATCGATGCGCGCTATTATGGCAACATCAGCCGCTTCATTAACCACCTGTGTGATCCCAACATAATCCCGGTGCGCGTATTCATGCTGCACCAAGACCTGCGGTTTCCGCGCATTGCCTTCTTCAGCTCCCGTGACATTCTGACGGGACAGGAGTTGGG GTTTGACTACGGAGATCGTTTCTGGGACATCAAGAGCAAGTACTTCACCTGCCAGTGCGGCTCAGAGAAATGTAAACATTCAGCTGAGGCCATCGCCCTGGAGCAGAGCAGGCTGGCGCGCCTGGAGGCCTGCCCCGAAGTCGGCCCTGACCCGGGTCTTGCTCTCCTGAGCAGTTCCTAG
- the ehmt2 gene encoding histone-lysine N-methyltransferase EHMT2 isoform X11: protein MPVTADYPTEAREIMSADERSGEPRQIDRFSKGLLKDKVPSEDKVAEPDPNVVTPTLQTNAGELYGTAVVPAETKPMGGLLSSQKEAEKEGVKEDEEGGKSGASATASGKGLTGHAAKTLPPSSSSPSLSSSPGRAKMSLSGPASKSVATPFPSSSPGSLVTCVAPQPKIHRARKTMNRPPPTQGRCLESPFAPAKPVDPNSSAAPEADAAVKKRKVGPNSDSQALPTKRTENGAEAAVEVVDTPPAPAKAGPVTEQQADWLVPWDGDGIMYNYQDTEGGDSDSKSGDGTIEARLSEGDVESGNLSDRSSGSERQTGKWKEGGKSPWTRPGRRKRKERLREEETEMEMEEVVSIAASAPAAAPPAGISSEYTEVPLGSLDISAADSLTLSPHQAEDSEAGDTERLEELPLCSCRMEAPRVDGLSGRGGRLCMATESINGELVGCTNTIVKGETMRPSSRVSLMVLCENHRSHMVQHHCCPGCGYFCITGTFLECCPDLRITHRFHRGCVSVLGGGRDRGFGLGAMLFCPHCGEDASEAREVTIPPPSPASASSAAVVTASASTTTPSLPLPLPSSLPLGVTAGVFGSGRRPEAPSSARMRGRGEVRRGPEQQQSGAGGSVDVALPGDSGVDSVGPSLCLPNGKPICPSALSVGASRAALQKAILNQDTERRKKLRFHPRQLYPATKQGEVQRVLLMLMEGIDPAYQSDSQNRRCALHAAAQRGFLEICYLLIQAGAKVDTPDKSLRTPLLEAIINNHVEVVRYLIQSGACVYHTEDDGSTGLHHAAKLGNLDIVNLLLGTGQVDINAQVGARGRGSRLGSWQGDPGQQDSGGWTPIIWAAEHRHIAVIRALLNRGADVTLNDKEMNVCLHWASFAGSVEIAELLLNAGCPLSSVNVHGDTPLHIASREGYLDCVTLFLSRGAEIDIKNREGDTPLSLARCDSPVWVSLQINRKLRKGIANRILRTEKIICSDVAQGYENVPIPCVNGVDEEGCPSDYKYISENCETSAMNIDRNITHLQHCSCTDDCSSSNCLCGQLSIRCWYDKDRRLLQEFNKIEPPLIFECNLACSCYRTCKNRVVQAGIKVRLQLYRTEKMGWGVRALQDIPQGSFICEYVGELISDAEADVREDDSYLFDLDNKDGEVYCIDARYYGNISRFINHLCDPNIIPVRVFMLHQDLRFPRIAFFSSRDILTGQELGFDYGDRFWDIKSKYFTCQCGSEKCKHSAEAIALEQSRLARLEACPEVGPDPGLALLSSS, encoded by the exons ATGCCTGTAACAGCCGATTATCCCACTGAGGCTCGAGAGATCATGTCGGCGGATGAGCGCTCCGGCGAG CCACGACAGATTGACAgattttcaaag GGCCTCCTGAAAGACAAGGTACCATCTGAAGACAAGGTAGCAGAGCCAGATCCGAATGTTGTAACACCGACACTACAGACGAATGCAG GTGAGCTGTATGGTACAGCAGTGGTTCCCGCGGAGACGAAGCCCATGGGTGGCTTGTTGTCGTCACAGAAGGAGGCGGAGAAAGAAGGAGTgaaggaggatgaggaaggggGCAAATCTGGAGCCTCCGCCACAGCATCGGGTAAAGGTCTGACAG GCCATGCAGCCAAGACTCTTCCTCCCTCCTCTTCGTCACCCTCGCTGTCCTCGTCACCCGGCAGAGCAAAGATGAGCCTCTCTGGTCCGGCCAGTAAATCTGTCGCAACCCCGTTCCCGTCGTCGTCCCCTGGCTCCTTGGTCACGTGTGTGGCCCCCCAGCCCAAAATCCACCGGGCGCGTAAAacaatgaacagaccgcccccGACGCAG GGGAGGTGTTTGGAGTCGCCCTTCGCGCCGGCTAAGCCAGTGGACCCTAACTCCAGTGCCGCCCCGGAGGCTGATGCAG CAGTGAAGAAACGCAAAGTGGGCCCCAATTCGGACTCCCAGGCGCTGCCCACCAAGCGGACAGAAAACGGTGCTGAGGCAGCAGTAGAG GTGGTGGACACTCCCCCTGCACCGGCAAAGGCCGGGCCGGTGACAGAGCAGcaagctgattggctggtgcCCTGGGATGGGGATGGCATTATGTACAACTACCAAGACACCGAGGGGGGGGACTCTGACAGCAAG TCTGGGGATGGAACAATCGAGGCCCGTTTGAGCGAAGGTGATGTGGAGTCTGGAAACTTGTCTGATCGT AGCTCGGGGTCCGAGAGGCAAACAGGGAAGTGGAAAGAAGGTGGCAAGTCTCCGTGGACCAGGCCAGGGCGAAGGAAAAGGAAAGAGAGACTGAGGGAGGAAGAGACTGAGATGGAGATGGAGGAAG TAGTGTCCATAGCAGCCTCTGCTCCAGctgcagcgccacctgctggaatCTCCAGTGAATACACGGAGGTTCCCCTGGGCTCCCTCGACATCTCCGCTGCCGACAGCCTGACTCTCTCTCCCCACCAAG CAGAGGACAGCGAGGCCGGGGACACGGAGCGCCTGGAAGAGCTGCCCTTGTGCAGCTGCAGGATGGAGGCTCCCCGTGTGGATGGCCTGAGTGGCCGGGGGGGGCGGCTCTGCATGGCCACGGAGAGCATAAACGGGGAG CTGGTGGGCTGTACCAACACCATCGTGAAGGGGGAGACGATGCGGCCCTCCAGCAGGGTCTCCCTCATGGTGCTGTGCGAGAATCACCGATCCCACATGGTGCAGCACCACTGCTGCCCGGGCTGCGGCTACTTCTGCATCACG GGCACCTTCTTGGAATGCTGTCCCGACCTACGCATCACTCACCGCTTCCACCGCGGCTGCGTgtctgtcctgggggggggcagagatcGGGGCTTCGGCCTGGGCGCCATGCTCTTCTGCCCCCACTGCGGCGAGGACGCCTCCGAGGCCCGCGAGGTCaccataccccccccctccccggcgaGCGCGTCCTCGGCAGCCGTCGTCACGGCGTCCGCCTCCACCACCAcgccctccctgcccctccCGCTCCCGTCGTCTCTGCCCCTCGGCGTGACGGCCGGGGTGTTCGGCAGTGGGCGGAGACCCGAGGCCCCGAGCAG TGCACGGATGCGTGGCCGAGGGGAAGTGAGGCGGGGCCCCGAGCAGCAGCAGTCAGGTGCGGGGGGGAGTGTAGACGTAGCCCTGCCGGGGGACAGCGGAGTGGACAGCGTGGGGCCCTCTCTCTGTTTGCCGAATGGAAAGCCCATATGCCCCAGCGCACTTTCTGTAGgtgccagcagggcggcgctgcAGAAGGCTATACTGAACCAGGACACAGAGAG gagGAAGAAGCTGAGGTTTCACCCTCGTCAGCTCTACCCAGCGACCAAACAGGGTGAAGTACAAAGAGTGCTGCTCATGCTCA TGGAGGGTATCGACCCAGCCTATCAGTCGGACTCTCAGAACCGCCGCTGCGCCCTGCACGCCGCCGCCCAGAGGGGCTTCCTGGAGATCTGCTACCTGCTTATACAG GCAGGTGCCAAAGTGGACACCCCGGACAAATCGCTGAGGACGCCCCTGCTGGAAGCCATCATTAACAACCACGTGGAGGTGGTGCGTTACCTGATCCAGAGCGGGGCCTGCGTCTATCACACG GAGGACGATGGCTCTACTGGGCTGCACCACGCAGCCAAACTGGGCAACCTGGACATTGTAAATCTCCTCCTAGGAACAGGACAAGTTGACATCAACGCACAGGTGGGGGCGAGGGGCAGAGGGTCGCGCTTGGGCTCTTGGCAGGGCGACCCCGGCCAACAA GACAGTGGAGGTTGGACCCCCATCATCTGGGCCGCGGAGCACCGACACATCGCCGTCATCCGGGCGCTGCTGAATCGGGGCGCGGACGTCACCCTCAATGACAAA GAGATGAACGTGTGTCTGCACTGGGCTTCCTTTGCTGGCAGTGTGGAGATCGCCGAGCTGTTGCTGAATGCTGGCTGCCCCCTATCCTCCGTCAACGTACACGGGGACACCCCGCTGCACATAGCATCCCGCGAGGGCTACCTGGACTGCGTCAC GCTGTTCCTCTCACGGGGGGCGGAAATCGACATTAAAAATCGGGAGGGGGACACCCCCCTCTCTTTGGCACGATGTGATTCGCCAGTCTGGGTGTCGCTCCAGATCAACAGGAAGCTGCGGAAGGGGATAGCCAATCGCATTTTGCGCACAGAAAAGATCATATGCAG CGACGTTGCCCAGGGATACGAGAACGTGCCCATACCCTGCGTGAATGGGGTGGATGAGGAAGGATGTCCCTCTGACTACAAGTACATCTCTGAGAACTGCGAGACCTCTGCCATGAACATAGACCGCAATATCACACACTTACAG cATTGCAGTTGCACAGATGACTGCTCCTCCAGTAACTGCCTGTGTGGACAGCTCAGTATCCGCTGCTGGTACGACAAG GACCGACGGCTTCTCCAAGAGTTCAATAAGATCGAACCTCCGCTCATCTTTGAGTGCAACCTGGCCTGCTCCTGCTATCGCACGTGCAAGAACAGGGTGGTCCAAGCAGGCATCAA GGTGCGTCTTCAGCTGTACCGCACCGAGAAGATGGGCTGGGGTGTGAGAGCCCTACAGGACATCCCTCAGGGAAGCTTCATCTGCGA ATATGTAGGAGAATTGATTTCTGATGCGGAGGCTGATGTAAGAGAAGATGACTCTTATCTTTTTGACCTGGACAACAAG GACGGGGAGGTGTATTGCATCGATGCGCGCTATTATGGCAACATCAGCCGCTTCATTAACCACCTGTGTGATCCCAACATAATCCCGGTGCGCGTATTCATGCTGCACCAAGACCTGCGGTTTCCGCGCATTGCCTTCTTCAGCTCCCGTGACATTCTGACGGGACAGGAGTTGGG GTTTGACTACGGAGATCGTTTCTGGGACATCAAGAGCAAGTACTTCACCTGCCAGTGCGGCTCAGAGAAATGTAAACATTCAGCTGAGGCCATCGCCCTGGAGCAGAGCAGGCTGGCGCGCCTGGAGGCCTGCCCCGAAGTCGGCCCTGACCCGGGTCTTGCTCTCCTGAGCAGTTCCTAG